The DNA window AAGGGCATCGTTAACGTTGAAGGCAGCGACGGTCCCGTCGTGGTCCATGGGGTTCAGCACGTATTCCACCCGCCGGCCAAGCTCAATGCCTGGCCGGATGACGACCACACCACACGCGTCGTCTTCATCACCCGCAACCTGGAACTTAATGATCTAGAGGCGGCGTTGGACGCGGTTAATTCAGTTTAATCTTTGTCAGCTATCGCAGCTGCCAGTTGCTGCTCTGTCATATCACCTGAATCGACGATGGTGAGTTCGTTCACCCCGGCGCCCCCTCGGCGGTGAGCAGCGGCGCTGCTGTATTCTTCGGAATGAAAGCATTCGACGGCTTTGTCGAAAGTCGGGAATTCAATCACGATATAACGTTCGAAATTCGCTGGCCCCTCCAGGGACTCATAACGGGCCCCCCGTGCTAAAATCTTAGCGTCGTATTTTTTAAAGATCGGCGGCAATTGATCGGTGTACTTCTTATATTCGACCGGATCGACGATGTGTGCTCTTGCGAGCCAGTATGCGGGCACTTGGAATTCTCCTGTTCTTAAAAATGCGATAGTGAGGGGCCGCATCGTAGTCATGTGTGCGCTTTCGTAAAAGGAATTTCATGCCTCAATCCTAATCGGTGCGATTTCAATATTTTGTGACAAGTCTCAGAAGTTATTGACTTTTTCAAAAAACACGCTACATAGCGCCCATACGTGTTGCATTTGTTTGGGCTTACCTAGATCGCTGGCGTCAAAACCGGCATGCCGATTAGCTTAGTTATCCACTAACAATGTGAGCGCGAAATTTACCGTAACGTCACATGGTGTGATGTGCGGAACACAGACTCTTGTTAGAGGAAATTACTATGGCTACTGGTACAGTAAAGTGGTTTAACCCCACTAAAGGTTTTGGATTTATTGAGCCGGAAGATGGTTCTAAAGACGCATTCGTTCACATTTCAGCCGTCGAGCGCGCCGGTCTGAGCACATTGAACGAAGGGCAGAAGGTCAACTATGAACTTCAGCCTGGTCAGAACGGCAAGTCTTCCGCCGAAAATCTGTCCGTTGCTGACTAATTGGCGTTGATTAATTAACGCCGACTAATTGACGAACAGCACCGCTTCCAGCTTCGGCTGGAAGCGGTCGCTTCTATACTCCCCCCTCCCTCCCTCTCTCTCCCTCTCCCGCCCCCCTATCCCCCGTGGCGGTTCACACCGTAAAACTCTGATTTGTAGGGCTTTCATCCCTGCCCTTCGTGCTGTTAAAGTGCTCTAGCAAATTTCATAAGTTAGAGGATTGAGACAGTATGCCTGACGCATCATCGAAGAATATGAAACTGATCAGCCACAATACCCTGACTGGGTTTGGTGGGATCGGTGAAGGAATGTCCATGCAAGTCGCCAAGGGTGGGCGGCGGATCATGTGGCTCGCCCACGAAGGCGCACCAAAGAATTTCACCGGCGTTGACGTCACCGACGTCAAGAACCCGAAAGTCATTGTCCAGACGGAACTGCCGCACAAAAACATGCGGTCAAACTCCCTGGAAACCTGCGGCGATATCATGGCCGTGGCCTATCAGACAATTGGTCCTGGTGGCATGGGTGATCCGGGGTTGGACATGGAGCCAGCGGGGATTGAACTATTTGATATCTCAACCCCCGAAGAGCCGAAGAAAATTTCGTACTTCGATTGCAAAGGCCCGGGCTCCATGGGCGTGCACCAGTTATGGTTCGATGACGGCGAATACATTCACTTCGCGGGCGGTGCGGCAGACCACATTCCGCGCGACAACAAAGACACGCAGTTTTACCGCTGCATTGACGTGAAGGACCCGACCAAGCCGACCGATGTTGGCCGCTGGTGGTATCCCGGCACGAAAGAAGGCGACACGGAAGACTCTCCACCGCGCCACCCCGTTTGGGACAAAGGCTTCCGCGCCCACAATACAAACGTCTATCCGGAACGGCCTGACAGAGTCTACGTCGGCTACTTGGATGGCGGCACGGTAATCTTGGATATTTCCGACAAGGCGCATCCGAAATTGGTCAGCAACTGGAACCCACATCCGCCATTCCCAGGCTTTACGCATACGGCCCTGCCCCTGTTCGATAAGGACATTCTGATCGTATCCGACGAATGCGTGCGCAATGGCGGCGAAGATTGGCCGAAGCTCAACTGGGTCGTAGATATGCGGGAAGAAACCAATCTTGTTCCCATCGGCACCCTGCCAATGCCAGACCTGGAAGAATTCGGCCAACGCGGCGGACGCTTCGGCGCCCACAACCTGCACGAAAACCGCCAAGGCCCGTCGTTCAGATCAACCAACACGATCTTCGCGACATTGTTCAACGCAGGTGTGCGCGTCTACAACATGGACAACCCCTTCAAGCCAGAAGAGATTGCCCACTTCATCCCAGAAGACCCCGAAAACTCCAGGGTCAACTGCGCCCAAATCAACGACGTCTTCGTCGACGAAAACGAAATCGTTTATTGTGTGGATCGGTTCAGCGGTGGGCTGTATTGCTTGGAGATGGAAGTCGATATTTAAGCTAAGGCGTTCGAGTTCGTGGGAATTTATTTCCCGCGAACTCGGGTCCTTCCCCCCATCCTTCGTCCTTCGAGTCCCGCCGCTCCGCGTCGCCTCAGGATGAAGGGGTTATTTAACAATCGAATCACAAGTAGAATTCTTCATCCTGAGGAGCCGCGTCAGCGGCGTCTCGAAGGACGCTGTATTAAGTTCAGGGGCTTATAATATTGGCGTCCAGCACATTCGACTTGAACGGGCCGG is part of the Rhodospirillaceae bacterium genome and encodes:
- a CDS encoding DUF1330 domain-containing protein, giving the protein MPAYWLARAHIVDPVEYKKYTDQLPPIFKKYDAKILARGARYESLEGPANFERYIVIEFPTFDKAVECFHSEEYSSAAAHRRGGAGVNELTIVDSGDMTEQQLAAAIADKD
- a CDS encoding cold-shock protein, with protein sequence MATGTVKWFNPTKGFGFIEPEDGSKDAFVHISAVERAGLSTLNEGQKVNYELQPGQNGKSSAENLSVAD